A genome region from Cervus elaphus chromosome 18, mCerEla1.1, whole genome shotgun sequence includes the following:
- the PSMA2 gene encoding proteasome subunit alpha type-2, which yields MAERGYSFSLTTFSPSGKLVQIEYALAAVAGGAPSVGIKAANGVVLATEKKQKSILYDERSVHKVEPITKHIGLVYSGMGPDYRVLVHRARKLAQQYYLVYQEPIPTAQLVQRVASVMQEYTQSGGVRPFGVSLLICGWNEGRPYLFQSDPSGAYFAWKATAMGKNYVNGKTFLEKRYNEDLELEDAIHTAILTLKESFEGQMTEDNIEVGICNEAGFRRLTPTEVKDYLAAIA from the exons ATGGCGGAGCGTGGTTACAGCTTTTCGCTGACTACATTCAG ccCGTCTGGTAAACTTGTCCAGATAGAATATGCTTTGGCTGCTGTAGCTGGAGGAGCTCCTTCAGTGGGAATTAAAG ctgcaAATGGCGTGGTCTTGGCAactgagaagaaacagaaatccaTTCTGTATGATGAGCGAAGTGTCCACAAAGTGGAACCAATCACCAAGCATATAGGTTTGGTGTATAGTGGCATGGGCCCAGATTACAG ggtACTTGTGCACAGAGCTCGAAAACTAGCTCAACAGTACTATCTCGTTTACCAAGAACCTATTCCCACAGCTCAACTGGTCCAGAGAGTAGCTTCCGTGATGCAGGAATACACCCAGTCAGG GGGTGTTCGCCCATTTGGAGTTTCTTTACTTATCTGTGGTTGGAATGAGGGACGGCCATATTTATTTCAGTCAGATCCATCT GGAGCTTACTTTGCCTGGAAAGCCACAGCAATGGGAAAGAACTATGTGAATGGGAAAACTTTCCTTGAGAAAAG atataatgAAGATCTGGAACTTGAAGATGCCATTCATACAGCCATATTAACCCTAAAG GAAAGCTTTGAAGGGCAGATGACAGAAGATAATATAGAAGTTGGAATCTGCAACGAAGCCGGATTTAGGAGGCTTACCCCAACTGAAGTTAAGGATTATTTGGCTGCCATTGCATAA
- the MRPL32 gene encoding 39S ribosomal protein L32, mitochondrial: MAPTMLVLLVPPLPAARGLLRNCWKQLQRKLLPSRPGFPSPPWGPTLAVQGPAIFSEPANDTSGSTETCSLLDSIFWMAAPKNRRSIEVNRCRRRNPHKLIKVKNNIDFCPECGHLKQKHVLCGYCYEKVCKETAEIRRQIGKQEGGPFKAPTVETVVLYSGETPSEQDQGKRIIERERKRPSWFTQN; encoded by the exons ATGGCGCCCACCATGCTGGTGCTGCTGGTTCCGCCGTTGCCCGCAGCCCGAGGACTTCTCCGGAACTGTTGGAAGCAGCTGCAGCGGAAACTTCTGCCGAGCCGACCAGGTTTTCCCAGTCCTCCATGGG GACCAACGTTAGCAGTCCAAGGTCCAGCTATATTTTCAGAACCAGCAAATGATACCAGTGGAAGTACAGAGACTTGCAGCCTTCTGGATAGTATATTTTGGATGGCAGCTCCTAAAAACAGGCGCAGCATTGAAGTGAACCGGTGTAGGAGAAGAAACCCTCATAAGCTTATTAAAGTTAAG aacaatatAGACTTTTGTCCTGAATGTGGTCACCTGAAACAGAAACATGTCCTCTGTGGCTATTGCTATGAGAAGGTGTGCAAGGAGACAGCAGAAATCAGAAGACAGATAGGGAAGCAAGAGGGGGGCCCTTTCAAGGCTCCTACTGTGGAGACTGTGGTGCTGTATTCTGGGGAGACACCCTCCGAGCAGGATCAAGGCAAGAGGATCATTGAGCGGGAGAGGAAGCGGCCATCCTGGTTCACCCAGAACTGA